The Deinococcus apachensis DSM 19763 genome segment AGCAACTGCTGAAGCCCCCACTGCCCACTGACCACGCGCCACTGACCCCCTCACGCCTCCACCCCGACCTTCGGGCAGAAGTCCCGCATCAGGCACTCCGGGCACCGGGGCTTGCGGGCCAGACACACCCGGCGGCCATGCAGGATCAGCCCGTGGTGCAGAAAGACCCAGCGATCCCGGGGAAAGAGACGCTGGAGGTCCCGCTCGACCTTGTCCGGGTTCGTCTGTGCACTCAGCCCCAGGCGCCGGGCGAGGCGGCCCACGTGGGTATCGACCGCGATGGCGGGGTAGCCGTAGGCGTTGCTGAGGACCACGTTCGCCGTCTTGCGGCCCGCGCCCGGCAGGGCGACGACGGCCTCGAAATCGTTGGGCACCTCGCCGCCGTGCCGTTCCACGAGCAGCCGGGCCAGGGCGGCGAGGTTGCGCGCCTTGGCCCGGTACAGGCCGATGGAGCGGATCAGGGGTTCGAGGTCCTCCGGGGTCGCCTCACTCATGGCGTGCGCGTCGGGGTAGCGGGTAAATAAGGCGGGGGTGGCGGCGTTCACGCTCACGTCGGTGGCCTGGGCGCTCAGCACGGTGGCGACGAGCAGTTCGAAGGGAGTCCTGAACTCCAGCTCGGTGCGGGCGTCCGGGTACAGGGTCTCCAGCGCTGCCAGCACCAGTGGGGCGCGGGTCTGAGCCCCCTCGGGCAGGGGCGGAGGGGTTTGGCGGGTCACGCGGGGCAGCCTACACCCGCCCCCCGCCGCCCGTCTGCGGAGGAGGGACGCAACTTTGGGCGCAGCCACCCCGTACCTGAGGTATGCGAGTCCTTTCCCTGATCTTCGGCATTCTCGCCGCGCTGGGGCTGCTGCTGGGCCTGCTTCCCTTCTTCGGCTGGCTGAATTGGATCTTCGTGCTGCCGCCCGCCGTCCTGGGCCTGGTGTTCGGCGCTCTCGCCCGTGACCGGGGCGCCATGACCCTGAGCGTGGTCGTGGCGGTGCTCGCGGCCCTGCGGCTGATGCTGGGCGGCGGCGTGCTGTAGGGTGGTCACCCTTGCGCGCCCCTGGGGCCTCCTGCTATAGTGCCCGGGCTTGCGCGCAGGCTTTGCCCCGCGCCGCACCCGGGTCCTTAGCTCAGTTGGTAGAGCGGCGGTCTCCAAAACCGTAGGTCGTGGGTTCAAGTCCTACAGGGCCCGCCATAATAAAGCCCCGCCTAGCGCGGGGTTTTTGCTTTTGGTAAGAAGCCGATTGTGCTCCAGTTTGATACTCCGGTGTAGTAGCGGTGTAGTAGAACCGGCTTCTTCTCCGCCACCCAGCACCCTGCCCATCTTGACTACAAAATGCTGGGGATGGCTCGTCGACAGTGGCTTACATATGAGGAGGCACGGGCAGCAGTTCGTGCCGCAGGCTGGAAAACGCAGGCAGAGTACCGCGCCCATCGGCAGGAGGTACCGGGCCTCCCCAGTTCACCAGCTACGACCTACGCTGAGTGGACGAACTGGCGGGATTTCCTAGGCACTGCACTCCTCCCCCTTGCCGAGGCCATGCAACTCGCGCAGGCCCAGGGGTACCGAACCCTTGCCGAGTATCGTGCCTGCTGCCACGAGATCCCCGGCCTGCCCAGCAACCCCGACCGGGACTACCCGGACTTTCCGGGATGGGGAACGTTCCTGGGCACTGGAAAAGCGCGGCGCAAGCAGCGGCAGGCACTGCCGTTTTTGGAAGCCCAAGCTCTCGCCCGCGAACTCGGCCTGAAGTCTCGTCAGGACTACATGGAACGCTTAGAGCAGGATGACCGTCTGCCCCACCACCCCACCTCGTTTCCACAGTGGCAAGGCTGGGAGGCGTTCCTTGGGCTGGAGCCACAGGCATTCACGTACGAGGATGCTCGACACGCCGTCCGCGAGCTGGGCATCCGGACGGCGCGGGAATATCACCAGCGCTACCGCGAGCATCCCGGTCTTCCGAGTACTCCAGCCAGCGTGTACCCGGAATGGACGACCTGGAGTGACTTCTTAGGCGAGCGCCCTTCTCGCTATTTAGCCTACGGTGAGGCAAGCCGGGCTGCGCGAGCGGCGGGCATCCGCACTTTTCGTGAGTACGCCAGCAGATACAAGGAGGTGCCAGGCCTGCCCTCGACGCCAAACCAGACCTATTCCGAATGGGAGGGATGGGCATCCTTCCTGGCAGTGGATGGGGGGTAGGTACCCCCATTTGCGATTTTTCTAGTGAGAGTTCTGTCAGGGTCTCTGCGTAATCTCTTAATTGTGAAGGCGGCAGAAAGTCGGCCTCACAAGCAATAAAGGGCCAGGGAGCTTACCTTCCTTAATTTCTGCCGCTGGCCGAGGAGAGAATATGAAGAACGGAACTCAAGGCTTCACCCTGATCGAGCTGCTCATTGTAATCGCCATCATCGGAATCCTGGCCGCAGTGCTGATCCCCAACCTGCTGAACGCCCGCAAGTCGGCGAACAACACGGCGGCTCAGAGCTACCTGCGTAACGCCGTGACCGCTGCTGAATCCGCTCGCTCGAACGGTATTTCCATCGCCTCCACTGCCACCGACTGCACTAGCAGTGACCTCCTTGGCGGCTCCCTCCCCAGCAGCGTCACGACCTGCAAGATCGCCCAGAACGCGAATGGCACTGTTGGATACGTGACCTCCAGCAACAACCAGAACTACCAGTTCAACGGTAGCACGGTGGTCTCTGGCACCGCTGCTCTGCCCAGCATGCCCTGATCCTCACCTATATAAGTTGGCCCCGTTAAATGACGGGGTCTTTTTTTGTAAGGGAACGAGCATTGATGAAAGTCTATAACTTCTTGCTGGTAACCTTTATACCAATCCTAGCCTTCATGCTTATTCCACAATTAAATTCGTCTATCTCTTCTAATCTATATAGCCCTCGCATAATCATTACACCAATTTTTGTAATACTGGGCAGCCTAATTCTATTTTTTGTACGAACTCGTGGACAATCTATAATTTCTCAAATAAAGAATATAAGACGGCTTTCCTTCATCCCACTAGTACCTACCCTGATCTACATTACATGGACGTGTATTTCTTCTTTGCTTTCCCCTATGGCTGGTTACGCCTGGCTAGGCTTTCCATTGCTACAGTTCGGAAGCGTTATGATCATAAGTAGTATTATCTTGTCAGCCTTATACTCACAACTTGTTCTTCGCAATATTGTAATACAAACTCTTACGGCAACTACCTCTATTATGCTGCTTCTCACCATATTAGAAAGTATAGGATTGAGACCTCTAGCATCTTGGATTCACTCAGGAACCATCAG includes the following:
- a CDS encoding type IV pilin protein; the protein is MKNGTQGFTLIELLIVIAIIGILAAVLIPNLLNARKSANNTAAQSYLRNAVTAAESARSNGISIASTATDCTSSDLLGGSLPSSVTTCKIAQNANGTVGYVTSSNNQNYQFNGSTVVSGTAALPSMP
- a CDS encoding integrase repeat-containing protein, producing the protein MQLAQAQGYRTLAEYRACCHEIPGLPSNPDRDYPDFPGWGTFLGTGKARRKQRQALPFLEAQALARELGLKSRQDYMERLEQDDRLPHHPTSFPQWQGWEAFLGLEPQAFTYEDARHAVRELGIRTAREYHQRYREHPGLPSTPASVYPEWTTWSDFLGERPSRYLAYGEASRAARAAGIRTFREYASRYKEVPGLPSTPNQTYSEWEGWASFLAVDGG
- the nth gene encoding endonuclease III, translated to MTRQTPPPLPEGAQTRAPLVLAALETLYPDARTELEFRTPFELLVATVLSAQATDVSVNAATPALFTRYPDAHAMSEATPEDLEPLIRSIGLYRAKARNLAALARLLVERHGGEVPNDFEAVVALPGAGRKTANVVLSNAYGYPAIAVDTHVGRLARRLGLSAQTNPDKVERDLQRLFPRDRWVFLHHGLILHGRRVCLARKPRCPECLMRDFCPKVGVEA